A window from Candidatus Binataceae bacterium encodes these proteins:
- the coaE gene encoding dephospho-CoA kinase (Dephospho-CoA kinase (CoaE) performs the final step in coenzyme A biosynthesis.), producing the protein MLTIGLTGGIGSGKSVVAKMLAELGAQILDADKVAQSTYTPGAGAYSEVVAAFGEQIVAPDGTIDRSKLGPLVFADPAQLKKLTSIVWPRTMDRIRELTTEMRAKGEKLPIVVEAAILIEANWMPLFDEIWLVTAPRDRVIARVERDRGMKPEQTEARIRAQLPDSERIRHAKVVIRNAGTLDELRAEVSRQWRDALRRDG; encoded by the coding sequence ATGCTGACAATTGGGCTCACAGGGGGAATTGGTTCGGGCAAGAGCGTAGTCGCGAAGATGCTGGCGGAGCTGGGCGCGCAGATTCTCGATGCGGACAAGGTGGCACAATCAACTTACACGCCGGGGGCGGGCGCCTATAGCGAGGTTGTGGCGGCGTTCGGTGAGCAAATCGTCGCCCCCGATGGGACAATCGATCGGAGCAAGCTCGGACCTCTGGTGTTCGCAGATCCCGCCCAGTTGAAGAAGCTGACCTCTATCGTGTGGCCCCGCACCATGGATCGGATCCGTGAGCTGACGACCGAGATGCGCGCCAAAGGCGAAAAGCTCCCCATCGTGGTCGAGGCGGCAATTCTAATCGAGGCGAACTGGATGCCATTGTTCGACGAGATTTGGCTCGTCACCGCGCCACGCGATCGCGTGATCGCCCGCGTCGAGCGCGACCGCGGAATGAAGCCCGAACAGACCGAAGCACGGATACGGGCGCAACTCCCGGATTCGGAACGCATCCGTCATGCGAAGGTCGTGATACGCAACGCCGGAACGCTCGACGAGTTGCGCGCGGAGGTGAGCCGGCAGTGGAGGGATGCGCTGCGCCGCGACGGGTAG
- a CDS encoding YhjD/YihY/BrkB family envelope integrity protein, which yields MSNSQYSWLGTATRRFEEQTRTHGYIFAPWRVLVNSVQNFFENDDFLRASALTYTSTLSIVPILALAFSVLKGLGEADQVRPLVSRYLALGSQSTSDQLMGFVENVNATALGAVGAAFLLGTVISTLGNIEQAFNGIFHVPRSRSYLRRFSDYLSVLFTVPLLAAAALAFTAMVQVRVSMFPVIIHLVPYVFVWAGFFFLYVFFPYTKVRYTPALLGSGIAAILFQLAQWGYVRFQVGMANYRAIYGALATLPIFLLWTYIAWAVILFGAEITAAAQRGGNIPLLRPASPDFPCAATLHILVMLARQQLLRGRGVTMLELAHWLGVSVGAIDPLLVRLKDDGLVVEGSEEHHGGHGGPLHLVRAPASITLSEVVRTLLEEDPADAGESRVAELMRFIRKAQVEAVGQTTLADLVTDQTSHAQIASAARGQLNPAS from the coding sequence TTGAGCAACTCTCAATATAGCTGGCTGGGAACCGCCACGCGGCGGTTCGAAGAGCAGACCCGAACGCATGGCTACATTTTCGCGCCGTGGCGCGTGCTGGTTAACTCGGTCCAGAACTTTTTTGAGAATGACGACTTCCTGCGCGCATCCGCACTGACCTACACCTCCACGTTATCCATCGTTCCGATCCTGGCGCTGGCCTTTTCCGTGCTAAAGGGTCTGGGCGAAGCTGATCAGGTTCGTCCGTTGGTATCGCGCTATCTCGCGTTGGGCTCACAATCCACCTCGGATCAGCTCATGGGTTTCGTCGAGAACGTGAATGCCACCGCGCTCGGCGCGGTAGGCGCCGCGTTTCTACTGGGCACCGTGATCTCCACGCTCGGCAACATCGAGCAGGCGTTCAATGGAATTTTTCACGTGCCTCGCAGCCGGAGCTACCTGCGTCGCTTTTCGGATTATTTGAGCGTTCTTTTCACCGTGCCGCTGTTGGCCGCAGCAGCTCTCGCGTTCACCGCGATGGTACAGGTACGGGTGTCCATGTTTCCGGTTATCATCCATCTCGTTCCCTATGTCTTCGTTTGGGCGGGGTTCTTCTTTCTATACGTTTTTTTTCCTTACACGAAGGTGCGCTACACTCCCGCATTGCTAGGGTCGGGTATAGCCGCGATCCTCTTCCAGCTTGCGCAGTGGGGGTACGTCAGGTTCCAGGTCGGGATGGCCAACTATCGTGCGATCTACGGCGCGCTCGCGACGCTGCCGATTTTTCTGCTCTGGACCTACATCGCGTGGGCGGTGATTCTGTTCGGTGCCGAAATAACCGCTGCCGCGCAGCGGGGCGGAAACATTCCGCTGCTTCGTCCAGCCTCTCCCGATTTCCCGTGCGCTGCCACCTTGCACATCCTGGTAATGCTCGCCCGTCAGCAACTCCTGCGTGGCCGCGGCGTCACCATGTTGGAACTTGCGCACTGGCTCGGCGTTTCGGTGGGGGCAATCGATCCGCTTCTGGTCCGGCTAAAGGACGATGGGCTGGTGGTCGAGGGTTCCGAGGAACATCACGGCGGACACGGTGGCCCGCTTCACCTGGTGCGTGCGCCGGCTTCGATAACACTGTCTGAGGTAGTTCGCACGCTTCTCGAAGAAGATCCGGCGGATGCAGGAGAGTCGCGCGTCGCGGAGCTGATGCGTTTCATCAGAAAGGCGCAAGTGGAAGCCGTCGGTCAAACGACCCTTGCGGATCTGGTCACCGACCAGACCTCGCACGCGCAGATCGCGTCAGCTGCCCGCGGCCAGCTGAATCCCGCCAGCTGA